A part of Aurantimicrobium sp. MWH-Uga1 genomic DNA contains:
- the yidC gene encoding membrane protein insertase YidC: MDIIGAILWPIKWAIELILVSFHWLFTSLGMDPNAGATWVLAIVGLVVVVRAALIPVFVKQIKSQRKMLEIAPELKKIQDKYKGKKDQFSREAMSRETMELYRRTGSNPLSSCLPLLLQMPIFFGLFSVLNDVAVKKGAAGVGPMNEELAQSFYNASLFGIAPLHTTFMEAMNATPPEVTVMVIAMSMVVLMTASQFITQLQIVSKNMSEETKASPAFRQQRILLYILPLVFAFSGFAFPLGVMFYWLVSNFWTMGQQFIVIRNMPTPGSQAAKDREERLARRGKLPKGTPEVIEIEEPKPAQRVQPVSKNRAKKSGKKK, translated from the coding sequence ATGGATATTATCGGCGCGATTCTGTGGCCAATTAAGTGGGCCATTGAACTTATCTTGGTTTCCTTCCACTGGTTATTCACCAGCCTTGGCATGGATCCCAATGCAGGTGCTACGTGGGTTCTGGCTATCGTCGGCCTCGTAGTTGTCGTTCGCGCCGCGCTGATTCCTGTGTTCGTTAAGCAAATCAAGAGCCAACGAAAGATGCTTGAGATTGCTCCTGAATTGAAGAAAATTCAGGATAAATACAAGGGCAAGAAGGACCAATTCTCTCGCGAAGCGATGTCTCGCGAAACCATGGAGCTATACCGCCGCACGGGAAGCAACCCACTGAGTTCCTGTCTTCCGCTTCTCTTGCAGATGCCCATCTTCTTTGGTCTTTTCTCCGTCTTGAACGATGTCGCCGTCAAAAAGGGTGCCGCCGGAGTGGGGCCCATGAACGAAGAGCTGGCCCAGTCTTTCTACAACGCAAGCCTCTTCGGCATCGCTCCCTTGCACACAACGTTCATGGAAGCGATGAACGCGACTCCTCCAGAAGTAACAGTGATGGTCATCGCTATGTCCATGGTTGTTCTGATGACCGCATCTCAGTTCATTACTCAGCTGCAAATCGTTTCTAAGAACATGTCTGAGGAGACCAAAGCAAGCCCCGCCTTCCGTCAGCAGCGCATTTTGCTGTACATCCTCCCTCTCGTCTTCGCCTTCTCTGGTTTCGCGTTCCCCCTCGGTGTGATGTTCTACTGGCTCGTGTCCAACTTCTGGACCATGGGGCAGCAGTTCATTGTGATTCGCAACATGCCAACTCCTGGTAGCCAGGCAGCGAAAGATCGTGAAGAGCGCCTTGCTCGTCGCGGCAAGCTTCCTAAGGGAACCCCTGAAGTTATTGAGATTGAAGAA
- the yidD gene encoding membrane protein insertion efficiency factor YidD: protein MIVLALAYRKLISPLYGDVCRYYPTCSHYGLQALQQRGLIVGSGLTLRRLGRCNPWALGGVDDVPPAKHKFFRVTAHGFVVMNEGRA from the coding sequence ATGATTGTTTTGGCTTTGGCCTATCGAAAACTCATCTCACCACTGTATGGAGACGTCTGTCGGTATTACCCGACGTGTTCACATTATGGACTTCAAGCACTCCAACAACGGGGCCTCATTGTGGGTTCTGGCTTAACCCTGCGTAGGCTAGGAAGGTGCAACCCGTGGGCACTCGGTGGCGTCGATGACGTTCCGCCCGCAAAGCACAAGTTTTTTCGTGTCACAGCACACGGTTTTGTTGTGATGAATGAAGGAAGGGCGTAA